The following coding sequences lie in one Rutidosis leptorrhynchoides isolate AG116_Rl617_1_P2 chromosome 4, CSIRO_AGI_Rlap_v1, whole genome shotgun sequence genomic window:
- the LOC139904623 gene encoding G-type lectin S-receptor-like serine/threonine-protein kinase CES101 isoform X2 has translation MVSPYLGIFYNKNTYNDNYNNKIRYRDSDESTGMPVWVANRNNPIPDVYGKLIIDAHGKLSILSNGGTVLDLFTPSLVTRNASLTLLDSGNLVLQQLYPNMSVKQVLWQSFDYPTDTLLPGMKLGINLETGHRWSLSSWWSPQLPADGSFTLTIDPNGTDQLVMMWRGNTHWRSGPWVNSEFKNTNLQPSGSDVRVYYVSNATEKLFAYITKTYDSLPVLRMLENDLWATTLTLDTYCLAVNRPPGCVEAEFEKLECRKHYIDEFYYSSGYYIFRYEYVYDESYNLSLYDCKRLCWSNCSCVAYTHANDKCRTFGQIIYNPEEAQHNPYGKYYAFAYYGGGSELSEEERKKKKKSKTLVIGLIIMIVPLALLLLTYLAYAAYKKYDIKGKAKKMKKLALLQMRRLYHYVRTSKNVYVEVHYFTFQSISSATNSFSTTNKLGEGGFGTVYKGKLADGQEVAVKRLSKSSGQGVKEFKNEIELIAKLQHTNLVRLIGCCVEKQEKILVYEYMPNNSLDFFLFVTRLLTDPSKKGLLNWNNRFVIIDGIAQGLLYLHKFSRLRVIHRDLKASNILLDDYLKPKISDFGMAKLFGINESEANTSKVVGTRGYMPPEYLIDGIVSTKIDVFGFGVLLLEIVSSKMNRGSYDVEHPLNLLGLAWELWNEGRGLELMDPVLEDSCTPKEVMTCIHVGLLCVQDNVMDRPTMSEVVSMLTNENMHLPEPKRPAFFIERFDAETGRDDTHNNVGNVSVNGQSISILFAR, from the exons ATGGTGAGCCCTTATTTAGGGATATTTTACAACAAGAATACGTACAATGACAACTACAATAACAAAATCAGATATCGTGATTCAGACGAGTCGACTGGTATGCCTGTTTGGGTAGCAAACAGAAACAATCCTATTCCGGATGTATATGGCAAGCTGATCATAGATGCCCATGGAAAGCTTAGCATTTTATCTAATGGAGGCACTGTTCTTGATCTATTTACTCCTAGTTTGGTTACACGTAACGCAAGTCTTACACTTTTGGATTCGGGGAATTTGGTATTACAACAACTGTATCCAAATATGTCGGTTAAGCAGGTTTTATGGCAAAGCTTTGATTACCCAACAGACACACTTCTACCCGGGATGAAACTGGGAATTAATCTGGAGACTGGGCATAGATGGTCACTCAGTTCTTGGTGGAGCCCACAGCTACCAGCCGACGGGTCATTTACATTAACAATAGACCCAAACGGCACAGATCAACTAGTGATGATGTGGCGCGGAAATACACACTGGAGGAGTGGGCCATGGGTGAACAGTGAATTTAAAAATACTAATCTACAACCGTCTGGTTCAGATGTTCGTGTGTACTATGTGTCTAACGCGACTGAGAAATTGTTCGCATATATAACGAAAACATATGATTCGTTACCCGTGCTAAGGATGCTTGAAAATGATCTTTGGGCTACAACTTTAACGTTAGACACGTATTGCCTAGCAGTTAATCGGCCTCCTGGTTGTGTTGAAGCCGAATTTGagaaactagaatgtagaaaacattaTATAGATGAATTTTATTATTCGTCAGGCTATTACATTTTTCGGTATGAGTATGTATATGACGAAAGCTATAACTTGAGTTTATATGATTGCAAAAGATTATGTTGGAGTAATTGTTCTTGCGTAGCTTATACTCATGCCAACGACAAGTGTAGGACTTTTGGTCAAATAATATATAATCCAGAAGAAGCTCAACATAACCCATACGGGAAGTATTATGCCTTCGCGTACTATGGAG GTGGATCAGAACTATCAGAAGAAGaaaggaagaaaaagaagaaaagtaAGACCTTAGTAATTGGGTTGATCATCATGATTGTACCCTTAGCTCTGCTCCTATTAACCTATCTGGCATATGCAGCATACAAGAAGTACGATATTAAAG GGAAGGCTAAAAAAATGAAAAAGTTGGCGCTGCTTCAGATGAGACGTCTCTACCATTACGTACGAACTAGTAAGAATGTATATGTTGAAGTACATTATTTCACCTTTCAAAGCATCTCATCTGCAACAAACAGTTTTTCAACCACAAATAAGCTTGGAGAAGGAGGCTTTGGAACTGTTTATAAG GGTAAATTAGCTGATGGGCAAGAAGTTGCGGTGAAACGACTTTCAAAAAGCTCTGGACAAGGTGTCAAGGAATTTAAGAACGAAATCGAACTCATTGCTAAACTTCAACACACTAATCTAGTCAGACTTATAGGGTGTTGTGTTGAAAAACAAGAAAAAATCCTTGTATACGAGTACATGCCTAATAATAGCTTGGATTTCTTTCTATTTG TTACTCGATTATTAACAGATCCCAGTAAGAAAGGATTACTGAATTGGAATAATCGCTTTGTAATCATTGACGGCATTGCTCAAGGACTTCTATATCTCCATAAGTTTTCAAGGTTGAGGGTAATACATAGAGATCTAAAAGCCAGTAATATCTTGCTAGATGATTATTTAAagccaaaaatatcagattttggTATGGCTAAGTTATTTGGGATCAACGAATCCGAAGCAAATACAAGCAAAGTTGTTGGAACACG TGGTTATATGCCACCCGAGTATCTAATAGATGGCATTGTTTCAACCAAGATCGATGTCTTTGGTTTTGGTGTTCTATTGCTAGAGATCGTTAGCAGCAAAATGAATCGTGGGAGCTATGATGTCGAACACCCACTCAACCTTCTAGGACTT GCCTGGGAACTGTGGAATGAAGGCAGAGGTTTGGAGCTGATGGATCCAGTACTTGAAGATTCATGTACTCCAAAAGAAGTAATGACATGCATTCATGTTGGTCTCTTATGTGTTCAAGATAATGTCATGGATAGACCGACTATGTCCGAAGTTGTATCGATGCTCACAAATGAAAATATGCATCTTCCTGAGCCAAAGCGACCAGCGTTCTTCATTGAGAGGTTTGATGCAGAGACTGGAAGAGATGATACTCATAATAATGTCGGAAATGTATCCGTAAATGGGCAATCAATATCCATTTTATTTGCTAGATAG
- the LOC139904623 gene encoding G-type lectin S-receptor-like serine/threonine-protein kinase CES101 isoform X6, with translation MANRDILLFLILTVFRNPCYAEIKTSTLQQGQQFKDWDELIMPNKVFTLKFFSFGTMVSPYLGIFYNKNTYNDNYNNKIRYRDSDESTGMPVWVANRNNPIPDVYGKLIIDAHGKLSILSNGGTVLDLFTPSLVTRNASLTLLDSGNLVLQQLYPNMSVKQVLWQSFDYPTDTLLPGMKLGINLETGHRWSLSSWWSPQLPADGSFTLTIDPNGTDQLVMMWRGNTHWRSGPWVNSEFKNTNLQPSGSDVRVYYVSNATEKLFAYITKTYDSLPVLRMLENDLWATTLTLDTYCLAVNRPPGCVEAEFEKLECRKHYIDEFYYSSGYYIFRYEYVYDESYNLSLYDCKRLCWSNCSCVAYTHANDKCRTFGQIIYNPEEAQHNPYGKYYAFAYYGGGSELSEEERKKKKKSKTLVIGLIIMIVPLALLLLTYLAYAAYKKYDIKGKAKKMKKLALLQMRRLYHYVRTSKNVYVEVHYFTFQSISSATNSFSTTNKLGEGGFGTVYKGKLADGQEVAVKRLSKSSGQGVKEFKNEIELIAKLQHTNLVRLIGCCVEKQEKILVYEYMPNNSLDFFLFDPSKKGLLNWNNRFVIIDGIAQGLLYLHKFSRLRVIHRDLKASNILLDDYLKPKISDFGMAKLFGINESEANTSKVVGTRGYMPPEYLIDGIVSTKIDVFGFGVLLLEIVSSKMNRGSYDVEHPLNLLGLAWELWNEGRGLELMDPVLEDSCTPKEVMTCIHVGLLCVQDNVMDRPTMSEVVSMLTNENMHLPEPKRPAFFIERFDAETGRDDTHNNVGNVSVNGQSISILFAR, from the exons ATGGCAAACAGAGACATATTACTCTTCCTCATCCTCACTGTATTCCGAAATCCTTGTTACGCCGAAATAAAAACATCAACCTTGCAACAAGGTCAACAGTTCAAGGACTGGGATGaactgatcatgc CCAACAAGGTCTTCACTCTAAAGTTTTTCAGCTTTGGTACAATGGTGAGCCCTTATTTAGGGATATTTTACAACAAGAATACGTACAATGACAACTACAATAACAAAATCAGATATCGTGATTCAGACGAGTCGACTGGTATGCCTGTTTGGGTAGCAAACAGAAACAATCCTATTCCGGATGTATATGGCAAGCTGATCATAGATGCCCATGGAAAGCTTAGCATTTTATCTAATGGAGGCACTGTTCTTGATCTATTTACTCCTAGTTTGGTTACACGTAACGCAAGTCTTACACTTTTGGATTCGGGGAATTTGGTATTACAACAACTGTATCCAAATATGTCGGTTAAGCAGGTTTTATGGCAAAGCTTTGATTACCCAACAGACACACTTCTACCCGGGATGAAACTGGGAATTAATCTGGAGACTGGGCATAGATGGTCACTCAGTTCTTGGTGGAGCCCACAGCTACCAGCCGACGGGTCATTTACATTAACAATAGACCCAAACGGCACAGATCAACTAGTGATGATGTGGCGCGGAAATACACACTGGAGGAGTGGGCCATGGGTGAACAGTGAATTTAAAAATACTAATCTACAACCGTCTGGTTCAGATGTTCGTGTGTACTATGTGTCTAACGCGACTGAGAAATTGTTCGCATATATAACGAAAACATATGATTCGTTACCCGTGCTAAGGATGCTTGAAAATGATCTTTGGGCTACAACTTTAACGTTAGACACGTATTGCCTAGCAGTTAATCGGCCTCCTGGTTGTGTTGAAGCCGAATTTGagaaactagaatgtagaaaacattaTATAGATGAATTTTATTATTCGTCAGGCTATTACATTTTTCGGTATGAGTATGTATATGACGAAAGCTATAACTTGAGTTTATATGATTGCAAAAGATTATGTTGGAGTAATTGTTCTTGCGTAGCTTATACTCATGCCAACGACAAGTGTAGGACTTTTGGTCAAATAATATATAATCCAGAAGAAGCTCAACATAACCCATACGGGAAGTATTATGCCTTCGCGTACTATGGAG GTGGATCAGAACTATCAGAAGAAGaaaggaagaaaaagaagaaaagtaAGACCTTAGTAATTGGGTTGATCATCATGATTGTACCCTTAGCTCTGCTCCTATTAACCTATCTGGCATATGCAGCATACAAGAAGTACGATATTAAAG GGAAGGCTAAAAAAATGAAAAAGTTGGCGCTGCTTCAGATGAGACGTCTCTACCATTACGTACGAACTAGTAAGAATGTATATGTTGAAGTACATTATTTCACCTTTCAAAGCATCTCATCTGCAACAAACAGTTTTTCAACCACAAATAAGCTTGGAGAAGGAGGCTTTGGAACTGTTTATAAG GGTAAATTAGCTGATGGGCAAGAAGTTGCGGTGAAACGACTTTCAAAAAGCTCTGGACAAGGTGTCAAGGAATTTAAGAACGAAATCGAACTCATTGCTAAACTTCAACACACTAATCTAGTCAGACTTATAGGGTGTTGTGTTGAAAAACAAGAAAAAATCCTTGTATACGAGTACATGCCTAATAATAGCTTGGATTTCTTTCTATTTG ATCCCAGTAAGAAAGGATTACTGAATTGGAATAATCGCTTTGTAATCATTGACGGCATTGCTCAAGGACTTCTATATCTCCATAAGTTTTCAAGGTTGAGGGTAATACATAGAGATCTAAAAGCCAGTAATATCTTGCTAGATGATTATTTAAagccaaaaatatcagattttggTATGGCTAAGTTATTTGGGATCAACGAATCCGAAGCAAATACAAGCAAAGTTGTTGGAACACG TGGTTATATGCCACCCGAGTATCTAATAGATGGCATTGTTTCAACCAAGATCGATGTCTTTGGTTTTGGTGTTCTATTGCTAGAGATCGTTAGCAGCAAAATGAATCGTGGGAGCTATGATGTCGAACACCCACTCAACCTTCTAGGACTT GCCTGGGAACTGTGGAATGAAGGCAGAGGTTTGGAGCTGATGGATCCAGTACTTGAAGATTCATGTACTCCAAAAGAAGTAATGACATGCATTCATGTTGGTCTCTTATGTGTTCAAGATAATGTCATGGATAGACCGACTATGTCCGAAGTTGTATCGATGCTCACAAATGAAAATATGCATCTTCCTGAGCCAAAGCGACCAGCGTTCTTCATTGAGAGGTTTGATGCAGAGACTGGAAGAGATGATACTCATAATAATGTCGGAAATGTATCCGTAAATGGGCAATCAATATCCATTTTATTTGCTAGATAG